A region of Plantactinospora sp. BC1 DNA encodes the following proteins:
- a CDS encoding MarR family winged helix-turn-helix transcriptional regulator, producing the protein MARHIALGDRLRDLMSAMRLIRHRRAIERPAVPSGLVGMLLQIDELADQTAGCHAKELADRSGLDPSTVSRAVAALVARGLVTRRADPADRRASFVVLTDEGRTALTEARDWYGDLLRAALADWSAAEIDALTGALDRFVTDIQGSLDRAPGTINSQEKLEAAR; encoded by the coding sequence ATGGCTCGGCACATCGCGCTCGGTGACCGGCTCCGGGACCTGATGTCGGCCATGCGGCTGATCCGGCACCGTCGCGCGATCGAACGGCCGGCCGTGCCGTCCGGGCTGGTCGGAATGCTGTTGCAGATCGACGAGCTGGCCGACCAGACAGCCGGCTGCCACGCCAAGGAACTGGCCGACCGGTCCGGGCTCGACCCGTCCACGGTCAGCCGGGCCGTCGCCGCGCTGGTGGCGCGGGGCCTGGTGACCCGGCGCGCCGACCCGGCCGACCGGCGGGCCAGTTTCGTCGTACTCACCGACGAGGGGCGTACGGCACTGACCGAAGCCCGTGACTGGTACGGCGACCTGCTCCGCGCCGCGCTCGCCGACTGGAGCGCGGCGGAGATCGACGCGCTGACCGGCGCGCTCGACCGGTTCGTCACCGACATCCAGGGCAGCCTCGACCGGGCCCCTGGAACGATCAACTCTCAAGAAAAGCTGGAGGCCGCGCGATGA
- a CDS encoding TetR/AcrR family transcriptional regulator, which produces MDETVGRRERKKIATREALHRAALRLAAELGPDRVTVEAIADAADVSRRTFSNYFANKEEALFHADLLRIRRLLELVHAQPADEAPWTALTRAAEQLARESDGLDPLWLAQRRLIRHHPSLAAHQIAAYGTVEQEFIAEISRRLPEAPETPLHARVLAGTFLHTLRAATQYWTDHPERPLVDVVRTALGYVLR; this is translated from the coding sequence ATGGATGAGACGGTGGGGCGGCGGGAGCGCAAGAAGATCGCCACGCGTGAAGCACTGCACCGGGCGGCACTCCGGCTCGCCGCGGAACTGGGACCCGACCGGGTGACCGTTGAGGCGATCGCGGACGCCGCCGACGTGTCCCGCCGGACATTCTCGAATTACTTCGCAAACAAGGAAGAAGCCCTCTTCCACGCCGATCTGCTCCGAATCCGCCGGCTGTTGGAGCTGGTGCACGCCCAGCCCGCCGACGAGGCGCCCTGGACCGCCCTCACCCGGGCCGCCGAGCAACTGGCCCGGGAGAGCGACGGCCTCGACCCGCTGTGGCTGGCCCAGCGGCGGCTGATCCGCCACCACCCCAGCCTCGCCGCGCACCAGATCGCCGCGTACGGCACCGTCGAGCAGGAGTTCATCGCCGAGATCAGCCGGCGCCTGCCCGAGGCACCCGAGACCCCGCTGCACGCCCGGGTACTCGCCGGAACGTTCCTGCACACGCTGCGCGCGGCCACCCAGTACTGGACCGACCATCCCGAGCGCCCCCTGGTCGACGTGGTGCGTACCGCCCTCGGCTACGTACTCCGATGA
- a CDS encoding TetR/AcrR family transcriptional regulator produces MTGGPAPTGRRGGPRAGDTRSRIQDVALGLFVADGYDRTSLREVADRLGLTKAALYYHFRAKEDIVDSLIEERIAALDELIEWAEREPDPVRMRREFVRRYASDLYETERQADISRFVARNPTVVNALPGGRRLAARMRRALELLVAPDEPLGAQLRRILAVFCLHAGELFDEGLGDERERRTALLEIALETMESADGATARRDRQRSPAPAAAPARPGTRQTTTRSGH; encoded by the coding sequence ATGACCGGCGGGCCGGCCCCCACCGGTCGCCGGGGCGGGCCCCGGGCCGGTGACACCCGGTCCCGGATCCAGGACGTCGCGCTCGGCCTCTTCGTCGCCGACGGCTACGACCGCACCTCCCTGCGCGAGGTGGCCGACCGGCTCGGCCTGACCAAGGCGGCGCTCTACTACCACTTCCGGGCCAAGGAAGACATCGTCGACAGCCTGATCGAGGAGCGGATCGCCGCTCTGGACGAGTTGATCGAGTGGGCGGAGCGGGAGCCGGACCCGGTACGGATGCGTCGCGAGTTCGTCCGCCGCTACGCCAGCGACCTGTACGAAACCGAACGGCAGGCGGACATCAGCCGGTTCGTCGCCCGCAACCCGACGGTCGTCAACGCGCTGCCCGGCGGCCGGCGGTTGGCCGCCCGGATGCGGCGGGCCCTGGAACTGCTCGTCGCGCCGGACGAGCCGCTGGGCGCCCAACTGCGGCGGATCCTGGCGGTCTTCTGCCTGCACGCCGGTGAGCTGTTCGACGAGGGGCTCGGCGACGAGCGGGAACGGCGGACGGCGCTGCTGGAGATCGCGCTGGAGACGATGGAGAGCGCGGACGGGGCGACGGCCCGCCGCGACCGGCAGCGGAGCCCTGCTCCGGCGGCAGCGCCCGCGCGACCGGGCACCCGGCAGACCACGACCCGGTCGGGCCACTGA
- a CDS encoding glycoside hydrolase family 2 TIM barrel-domain containing protein, which produces MSSRGLLAAFTLLALLAPGAAPPAAASAAGRPSTAAAAEGPVTAEDVYRYLDDPEMTGEGQQPPHAMLRPYPDARTAAADITEHSARSPWMLPLNGDWRLTVAERPGEVPAGFHAEDYDVSGWPTVTVPHTWQSDFVDHPMFRNIPEEIWPDDPPRVPRDVNPTGAYVRAFEVSPSWSGRRSFLRFEGVTSGYFVWVNGRYVGYDQGGYTPAEFDVTDALRPGTNRVAVQVHRWGSGAYLEDVDQWRYSGIFRDVWLYATPRTHLRDAYVSTDLDDRYRDATLTARIGLAGPADGYTVRGTLRDAAGRTVSTMTGRDTLSTTVRNPAKWSADAPHLYALVLELLDPEGRVVQTTAQAVGFREVEVRDAQLLVNGERILIKGTNRAETDPETGRHVSRAAQRRDVALMKRLHINAVRTSHYPSDPYLYDLANRHGLWIADEVDIETHSHENCPNNCLASRPEWQAAFADRFQAMVHRDKNHPSVIIWDTGNEAGLGTAHFAMAEWADANEPTRLLYHQSNSPNGDAPYADVWGPRYPTPRYVESIARTTTRPVVFGEYAHAMGNSVGNFDRFWALAREHPSLQGGFIWDWAEANLRQPLVFTPDSSRNRIQAFFVGKPSLVDGRRGKAVALSSLDDFVDVFRDPRLDFTGTEVTLDAWVRPGEWAGSFPVVTKGRAYALQMRDRGTLEFGVTTAAGWASVAAPVPANWYDDWHRVSGVYDGTALRLYVDGTEVGSAARSGALDPGLYEVNVGRNAATQQDDLRTRLARGLVDDVRVYGAALTADELAADPVRRAALALDFDRAQPRGEFDSLGISLSGTDGLVGTDRYLQPETVEVAWAHAPVRFDTDDAATGRVRVHNEQPAAALDLRLRWSLVEVDRTLRSGTRPLRLGPGQTVTLDLGAAPPNPQDRQRRLRLEAVGADGLRYGWDEFAAGGRVVPGVLPSVPGADAPRLTRDGRTVLVSGPGWRYRFDTGSGVLRSMTSDGRELLRTGPELDVYRPPTSNETYGWGTADREVWHALGLDRLRTEVTGVSSTLEGGTAVVEVRSVARGSAAFEIDQTMRYRIDGRGTITLEHRVTPRGSGVGQLPYLPRVGVQLRVPDSMRKFAYYGRGPQETYNDRQRGAFTDVWRSTVDEEYVRYSRPQAYGNHTGARWASLNDGRRGLLVGSATGADLDVSVTPYDELARAEYDFQLPLVRNDGWVTLHAAAGETGMGETPNSVLDEYRVPANRSHEYTLTLRPLTGPEVRAGGVPDSRAAAPCPPDVAVAAGAEVRPGEPQRVAVTVTARCADGLRDAVVRLAAPAGWTVTPAAVPLPQVRFGSPEEAVFTVTAPPETDYGGYELTATVQAVGNGFPSAVQARTTVRAPLPPGDRWVSDLPFLVAENGWGPVERDMSNGEQPAGDGQPLRIGGTTYDKGIGAHAPSRIVVDLAGECTAFRADVGVDEEMGGSGSVAFEVWVDGERRAATGVLTGAAGPERISADVTGGQRLELRITDGGNGNGADHGDWAAARLTCA; this is translated from the coding sequence ATGTCATCCCGAGGACTGCTCGCCGCGTTCACCCTGCTAGCCCTGCTGGCGCCCGGCGCGGCGCCGCCGGCCGCCGCGTCGGCCGCCGGGCGCCCGAGTACCGCCGCCGCTGCCGAGGGCCCGGTCACCGCCGAGGACGTCTACCGCTATCTGGACGACCCGGAGATGACCGGCGAGGGGCAGCAGCCGCCACACGCGATGCTCCGCCCGTACCCGGACGCCCGGACCGCCGCCGCCGACATCACCGAGCACAGTGCCCGGTCGCCCTGGATGCTGCCGCTGAACGGCGACTGGCGGCTGACCGTCGCCGAGCGCCCCGGCGAGGTACCGGCCGGCTTCCACGCCGAGGACTACGACGTCTCCGGCTGGCCGACCGTCACGGTGCCGCACACCTGGCAGTCCGACTTCGTCGACCACCCGATGTTCCGCAACATCCCCGAGGAGATCTGGCCCGACGACCCGCCCCGGGTTCCCCGGGACGTCAACCCCACCGGCGCCTACGTCCGCGCGTTCGAGGTCTCCCCGTCCTGGTCCGGGCGGCGGTCCTTCCTCCGCTTCGAGGGCGTCACCAGCGGCTACTTCGTCTGGGTCAACGGCCGCTACGTCGGCTACGACCAGGGCGGCTACACCCCGGCCGAGTTCGACGTGACCGACGCGCTGCGCCCGGGCACCAACCGGGTCGCGGTGCAGGTGCACCGGTGGGGCTCGGGGGCGTACCTGGAGGACGTCGACCAGTGGCGCTACAGCGGCATCTTCCGGGACGTCTGGCTGTACGCGACCCCGCGGACGCACCTGCGCGACGCGTACGTCAGCACCGACCTGGACGACCGGTACCGGGACGCCACCCTCACCGCCCGGATCGGGCTGGCCGGCCCGGCCGACGGGTACACCGTGCGGGGCACCCTGCGCGACGCCGCCGGCCGGACGGTCAGCACGATGACCGGGCGGGACACGCTGAGCACCACCGTGCGGAACCCGGCGAAGTGGAGCGCCGACGCGCCGCACCTCTACGCGCTGGTGCTGGAGCTGCTCGACCCGGAGGGCCGGGTGGTGCAGACCACCGCGCAGGCGGTCGGCTTCCGCGAGGTCGAGGTGCGCGACGCGCAACTGCTGGTCAACGGGGAACGCATCCTGATCAAGGGCACCAACCGGGCGGAGACCGACCCGGAGACCGGCCGGCACGTCAGCCGGGCGGCGCAGCGCCGCGACGTCGCGTTGATGAAGAGGCTGCACATCAACGCGGTCCGCACCTCGCACTATCCGTCGGACCCCTACCTCTACGACCTGGCGAACCGGCACGGGCTCTGGATCGCCGACGAGGTGGACATCGAGACGCACTCCCACGAGAACTGCCCGAACAACTGCCTCGCCTCCCGCCCGGAGTGGCAGGCGGCGTTCGCGGACCGGTTCCAGGCGATGGTGCACCGCGACAAGAACCACCCGAGCGTGATCATCTGGGACACCGGCAACGAGGCGGGCCTCGGGACCGCGCACTTCGCGATGGCCGAATGGGCGGACGCGAACGAGCCCACCCGGCTGCTCTACCACCAGTCGAACAGCCCGAACGGCGACGCGCCGTACGCCGACGTGTGGGGGCCGCGCTATCCGACCCCCAGGTACGTCGAGTCGATCGCCCGCACCACCACCCGGCCGGTGGTCTTCGGCGAGTACGCGCACGCCATGGGGAACAGCGTCGGCAACTTCGACCGGTTCTGGGCGCTCGCCCGGGAACATCCGTCGCTACAGGGCGGCTTCATCTGGGACTGGGCCGAGGCGAACCTGCGCCAGCCCCTGGTGTTCACCCCCGACTCGTCGCGCAACCGGATCCAGGCGTTCTTCGTCGGCAAGCCGTCCCTGGTCGACGGCAGGCGCGGCAAGGCCGTCGCACTGTCCAGCCTGGACGACTTCGTCGACGTGTTCCGCGACCCCCGGCTCGACTTCACCGGCACCGAGGTGACCCTGGACGCCTGGGTACGCCCCGGCGAGTGGGCCGGCAGTTTCCCGGTCGTCACCAAGGGCCGGGCGTACGCGCTCCAGATGCGGGACCGCGGCACCCTGGAGTTCGGGGTGACCACCGCCGCCGGCTGGGCCTCGGTCGCCGCGCCGGTGCCGGCGAACTGGTACGACGACTGGCACCGGGTCAGCGGCGTCTACGACGGCACCGCGCTGCGGCTCTACGTCGACGGCACCGAGGTCGGCAGCGCCGCCCGCTCCGGCGCCCTCGACCCGGGGCTCTACGAGGTGAACGTCGGCCGCAACGCCGCCACCCAGCAGGACGACCTGCGTACCCGGTTGGCCCGGGGGCTGGTCGACGACGTCCGGGTCTACGGCGCGGCGCTGACCGCGGACGAGTTGGCGGCCGACCCGGTGCGCCGGGCCGCGCTGGCCCTGGACTTCGACCGGGCGCAGCCGCGCGGCGAGTTCGACAGTCTCGGGATCAGCCTCTCCGGCACCGACGGGCTGGTCGGCACCGACCGCTACCTCCAGCCGGAGACCGTCGAGGTGGCCTGGGCGCACGCGCCGGTCCGGTTCGACACCGACGACGCGGCGACGGGCCGGGTCCGGGTGCACAACGAGCAGCCAGCCGCCGCGCTCGACCTCCGGCTGCGCTGGTCGCTGGTCGAGGTGGACCGAACGCTGCGGTCCGGCACCCGCCCGCTGCGGCTCGGGCCGGGCCAGACCGTCACCCTCGACCTCGGCGCCGCGCCGCCGAACCCGCAGGACCGGCAGCGTCGGTTGCGGCTGGAGGCGGTCGGCGCCGACGGTCTCCGGTACGGCTGGGACGAGTTCGCCGCCGGTGGCCGGGTGGTGCCCGGCGTACTGCCGTCGGTGCCGGGCGCCGACGCCCCCCGGTTGACCCGGGACGGTCGGACGGTGCTGGTCTCCGGCCCCGGCTGGCGGTACCGGTTCGACACCGGCAGCGGAGTCCTGCGCTCGATGACGTCGGACGGCCGGGAGCTGCTGCGTACCGGTCCGGAACTCGACGTCTACCGGCCGCCGACCAGCAACGAGACGTACGGCTGGGGCACCGCCGACCGGGAGGTCTGGCACGCGCTCGGCCTGGACCGGCTGCGGACCGAGGTGACCGGCGTGTCGTCCACGCTGGAGGGCGGGACGGCCGTCGTCGAGGTACGCAGCGTCGCCCGGGGTTCGGCGGCCTTCGAGATCGACCAGACCATGCGCTACCGGATCGACGGGCGCGGCACGATCACCCTGGAACACCGGGTCACGCCGCGCGGCTCGGGCGTCGGGCAACTGCCCTACCTGCCCCGGGTCGGCGTGCAACTGCGGGTGCCGGACTCGATGCGGAAGTTCGCCTACTACGGCCGGGGACCGCAGGAGACCTACAACGACCGGCAGCGGGGGGCCTTCACCGACGTGTGGCGCAGCACGGTCGACGAGGAGTACGTGCGCTACTCCCGGCCGCAGGCGTACGGCAACCACACCGGGGCCCGGTGGGCGTCGCTCAACGACGGCCGGCGGGGACTACTGGTCGGCAGCGCCACCGGTGCCGATCTCGACGTCAGCGTCACCCCCTACGACGAGCTGGCCCGGGCCGAGTACGACTTCCAGCTTCCACTGGTCCGCAACGACGGCTGGGTCACCCTGCACGCCGCCGCCGGGGAGACCGGGATGGGCGAGACGCCGAACTCGGTGCTGGACGAGTACCGGGTGCCGGCGAACCGGTCGCACGAGTACACCCTGACGCTCCGGCCGCTGACCGGGCCGGAGGTCCGGGCCGGTGGCGTACCCGATTCCCGGGCGGCCGCGCCCTGCCCGCCGGACGTCGCGGTGGCGGCCGGTGCGGAGGTCCGCCCCGGCGAACCGCAGCGGGTCGCGGTCACGGTCACGGCCCGGTGCGCCGACGGCCTGCGGGACGCGGTGGTCAGGCTGGCCGCGCCGGCCGGCTGGACGGTCACCCCGGCGGCCGTGCCGCTGCCGCAGGTGCGGTTCGGCTCGCCCGAGGAGGCGGTCTTCACGGTCACCGCGCCGCCGGAGACCGACTACGGCGGATACGAGCTGACCGCGACGGTGCAGGCGGTGGGCAACGGCTTCCCGTCGGCCGTGCAGGCCCGCACGACGGTACGCGCCCCGCTGCCGCCCGGGGACCGCTGGGTGAGCGACCTGCCGTTCCTGGTCGCCGAGAACGGTTGGGGGCCGGTGGAGCGGGACATGAGCAACGGCGAGCAGCCGGCCGGGGACGGGCAGCCGCTGCGGATCGGCGGGACGACCTACGACAAGGGGATCGGGGCGCACGCACCGTCCCGGATCGTGGTCGACCTGGCCGGCGAATGCACCGCGTTCCGGGCCGACGTCGGGGTCGACGAGGAGATGGGCGGGAGTGGCTCGGTCGCCTTCGAGGTCTGGGTCGACGGCGAGCGGCGGGCCGCGACCGGGGTCCTGACCGGTGCCGCCGGGCCCGAGCGGATCTCCGCCGACGTCACCGGCGGCCAGCGGCTGGAGTTGCGGATCACCGACGGCGGCAACGGCAACGGCGCCGACCACGGCGACTGGGCCGCCGCCCGGCTCACCTGCGCCTGA
- a CDS encoding adenylyl cyclase: MTTPSPGLRRRPARHRLRRALVLGLVLATATTATSAPAGATGPARPGTQDLGRNVTVFDPSMPVSQIQATLDATHARQVGNEMGTDRYAYLFKPGTYGSPEQPLQIKVGYYTEISGLGASPTDVVINGKVEVYNRCLEGGGTGNCIALVNFWRTLSNLSINIVTTGQDDCRASANFWAVSQAVSLRRMNIGGGGLSLMDYCTAGPQYASGGFIADSRLPATTNGSQQQWLTRNTEVASWSNAVWNQVFAGVVGAPDDAGFPDPPYTTLERTPLSREKPYLFVDGKGKYQVRVPAVRRESRGVTWGAGLTPGRTIPLRDFFVARPSDPVHVINRELARGRHLLLTPGVYDVARSIEVRRPDTVVLGIGHATLTAVNGAVPLEVAGVPGVVVAGVTVDAGLRESPVLLRVGSRHGRNHSTPGNPITLSDVYFRVGGPHIGRTHIALEVNSDHVLIDHTWVWRGDHGVEGFTEGVNGDTDRWRTNTGRYGAVINGDHVTATGLFVEHFQRYNTVWNGEDGTTILYQNELPYDPPTQADWMNGDVEGWAGYKVGDRVRRHTLHGGGVYVFNQNNPSIHTENGFEVPETPGVRLHHIMTVNLSAGTIDHVVNGVGGPADTTRVGAPVYLTEYPVAP; this comes from the coding sequence ATGACGACACCCTCCCCCGGCCTCCGGCGGCGCCCCGCGCGGCACCGGCTCCGTCGGGCGCTCGTGCTCGGCCTCGTACTGGCCACCGCCACCACCGCGACGAGCGCACCCGCCGGCGCCACCGGCCCGGCCCGGCCCGGTACCCAGGACCTCGGGCGCAACGTCACCGTCTTCGACCCGAGCATGCCGGTCAGCCAGATCCAGGCGACGCTCGACGCGACACACGCCCGGCAGGTCGGCAACGAGATGGGCACCGACCGGTACGCCTACCTCTTCAAGCCCGGCACCTACGGCAGCCCGGAACAGCCGCTACAGATAAAGGTCGGCTACTACACCGAGATCTCCGGGCTCGGCGCCTCCCCCACCGACGTCGTGATCAACGGCAAGGTCGAGGTCTACAACCGCTGCCTCGAAGGCGGTGGCACCGGCAACTGCATCGCCCTGGTCAACTTCTGGCGTACCCTCTCCAACCTGTCGATCAACATCGTCACGACGGGGCAGGACGACTGCCGGGCGTCGGCGAACTTCTGGGCCGTCTCCCAGGCCGTCTCGCTGCGCCGGATGAACATCGGCGGCGGCGGACTGTCGCTGATGGACTACTGCACCGCCGGACCGCAGTACGCCAGCGGCGGCTTCATCGCCGACTCGCGGCTGCCCGCCACCACCAACGGCTCCCAGCAGCAGTGGCTGACCCGCAACACCGAGGTCGCGAGCTGGTCCAACGCGGTCTGGAACCAGGTCTTCGCCGGGGTGGTCGGCGCACCCGACGACGCCGGGTTCCCCGACCCGCCGTACACCACGCTGGAGCGGACGCCGCTGAGCCGGGAGAAGCCGTACCTCTTCGTCGACGGGAAGGGGAAGTACCAGGTCCGGGTGCCCGCCGTACGACGGGAGAGCCGGGGCGTCACCTGGGGTGCCGGGCTGACCCCGGGCCGGACCATCCCGCTGCGGGACTTCTTCGTCGCCCGGCCGTCCGACCCGGTACACGTGATCAACCGCGAGTTGGCGCGCGGCCGGCATCTGCTGCTCACCCCCGGCGTCTACGACGTGGCCCGCAGCATCGAGGTCCGCCGCCCCGACACGGTGGTGCTGGGCATCGGGCACGCCACCCTGACCGCCGTGAACGGCGCCGTTCCGCTGGAGGTCGCCGGGGTGCCCGGCGTGGTGGTCGCCGGGGTCACCGTCGACGCCGGCCTGCGGGAGTCGCCGGTGCTGCTCCGGGTCGGCAGCCGGCACGGCCGCAACCACAGCACCCCGGGCAACCCGATCACGTTGTCCGACGTCTACTTCCGGGTCGGCGGGCCGCACATCGGCAGGACGCACATCGCCCTGGAGGTGAACAGCGACCACGTCCTGATCGACCACACCTGGGTGTGGCGCGGTGACCACGGCGTCGAGGGCTTCACCGAGGGCGTCAACGGCGACACCGACCGCTGGCGGACCAACACCGGCCGGTACGGCGCCGTCATCAACGGCGACCACGTCACCGCGACCGGCCTCTTCGTCGAGCACTTCCAGCGCTACAACACCGTCTGGAACGGCGAGGACGGCACGACGATCCTCTACCAGAACGAGCTGCCGTACGACCCGCCGACCCAGGCCGACTGGATGAACGGCGACGTCGAGGGCTGGGCCGGCTACAAGGTCGGCGACCGGGTGCGGCGGCACACCCTGCACGGCGGCGGGGTGTACGTCTTCAACCAGAACAACCCGTCGATCCACACCGAGAACGGCTTCGAGGTGCCGGAGACCCCGGGCGTGCGGCTGCACCACATCATGACCGTCAACCTCAGCGCCGGCACCATCGACCACGTGGTCAACGGCGTCGGCGGGCCGGCCGACACCACCCGGGTCGGCGCACCGGTCTATCTCACGGAGTACCCGGTGGCACCGTAA
- a CDS encoding CPBP family intramembrane glutamic endopeptidase has product MSSGTKQSRSTSSVNRAGLAGGIVVALGVCAVLPIDPAAPARTAVVAVLVAALIVAAAVLRSPAALRTAAFVGPLFGCFAVGILADWPPALTTVLVCVLPLACLLLVGRWAGVAPAAPWLARGRLTPEAPWLGLATVLFGGVALVAWALAVRPEPAEYLRDLQRLPLWLAILGIVGFALVNPVWEEMLFRGVLLSELATVWGARAAVLLQAVLFGAAHHAGFPSGTVGMVMAGTWGLALGVLRLRSGGILVPYLVHVTANAVIGTVAVLILR; this is encoded by the coding sequence ATGTCCTCAGGCACGAAGCAGTCGAGATCGACGTCGTCGGTCAACCGGGCCGGGCTGGCCGGCGGCATCGTCGTCGCGCTCGGTGTCTGCGCCGTGCTGCCGATCGATCCCGCGGCACCGGCCCGGACGGCGGTCGTCGCGGTGCTGGTGGCCGCGCTGATCGTGGCCGCCGCCGTGCTGCGTTCACCGGCGGCGCTGCGGACCGCCGCCTTCGTCGGCCCGCTCTTCGGCTGCTTCGCGGTGGGGATCCTCGCCGACTGGCCGCCCGCGCTCACCACCGTGCTGGTCTGCGTGCTGCCGCTGGCCTGCCTGCTACTCGTCGGGCGATGGGCCGGGGTGGCCCCGGCGGCGCCGTGGCTGGCCCGGGGCAGGCTGACCCCGGAGGCGCCGTGGCTGGGCCTGGCCACCGTACTCTTCGGCGGGGTCGCACTCGTCGCCTGGGCGCTCGCGGTACGCCCCGAGCCGGCCGAATACCTGCGGGACCTGCAACGCCTCCCACTCTGGCTCGCCATCCTCGGGATCGTGGGGTTCGCGCTGGTCAACCCGGTGTGGGAGGAGATGCTCTTCCGAGGGGTACTGCTGAGCGAACTCGCCACCGTCTGGGGTGCCCGGGCAGCGGTGCTGCTCCAGGCGGTGCTGTTCGGCGCCGCACACCACGCCGGCTTTCCGTCCGGCACGGTCGGCATGGTCATGGCCGGCACCTGGGGGCTGGCCCTGGGCGTGCTCCGGCTGCGCAGCGGCGGGATCCTGGTGCCGTACCTGGTGCACGTGACCGCCAACGCGGTCATCGGCACGGTGGCGGTGCTGATCCTGCGCTGA